The proteins below are encoded in one region of Micromonospora pisi:
- a CDS encoding ABC transporter permease subunit, with protein MIWLTWRQFRAQALTASGVLAALAVYLLFLGLAIRNSHADLTDCPNVAGCSINVAMSDFKHQYSPFLGLTGALLIAVPAIIGTFWGAPLITRELETGTHRLVWNQSVTRTYWLAVKLVIVALASAVVTGALSLLLTWAASPYDALLGDRFNAFSFATRNIAPLGYAVFAFILGTTVGLIVRRTLPAMAITLAVFATFQILVPAVVRPHVIPPVTEQVAFTTEALQQADGLGISDGAVQLVGYTVPGAWVLSNTILRNAAGERISRGDLEDCMRGNLRRDAECLEAKNLHFTVSYQPADRYWTFQWLELAVFLLLAGLLAGFAFWRIPRGVN; from the coding sequence ATGATCTGGCTGACCTGGCGGCAGTTCCGGGCACAGGCCCTCACCGCTTCTGGCGTACTTGCCGCGCTCGCGGTCTACCTTCTCTTTCTCGGGCTGGCGATCCGCAACTCCCATGCCGACCTGACCGACTGTCCGAACGTCGCTGGCTGCTCGATCAACGTTGCCATGTCCGACTTCAAGCACCAGTACTCTCCTTTTCTCGGGCTCACGGGCGCACTGCTCATCGCGGTTCCCGCGATCATCGGGACCTTCTGGGGCGCTCCTCTGATCACCCGTGAGCTGGAGACCGGCACTCACCGGCTGGTCTGGAACCAGAGCGTCACCCGCACCTACTGGCTCGCGGTCAAGCTGGTGATCGTCGCCCTCGCCAGCGCGGTCGTCACCGGGGCACTCAGCCTCCTGCTGACCTGGGCCGCGAGCCCGTACGACGCGCTGCTCGGCGACCGGTTCAACGCCTTCTCCTTCGCCACGCGCAACATCGCCCCGCTCGGCTACGCCGTGTTCGCCTTCATACTCGGCACCACCGTGGGCCTGATCGTCCGCCGGACCCTGCCGGCGATGGCCATCACCCTGGCCGTCTTCGCCACGTTCCAGATCCTGGTGCCGGCCGTCGTCCGTCCACACGTGATCCCACCCGTGACGGAGCAGGTGGCCTTCACCACGGAGGCGCTCCAACAGGCTGATGGCCTGGGAATCAGCGATGGCGCCGTGCAACTCGTGGGTTACACCGTCCCGGGAGCCTGGGTCCTCTCGAACACGATCCTGCGCAACGCTGCCGGGGAGCGGATCAGCCGTGGGGATCTCGAAGACTGCATGAGAGGCAACCTGCGACGCGACGCCGAGTGCCTGGAGGCCAAGAACCTTCACTTCACCGTCTCGTACCAGCCCGCCGACCGCTACTGGACCTTCCAGTGGCTGGAACTCGCGGTCTTCCTTCTGCTCGCCGGGCTGCTCGCAGGTTTCGCCTTCTGGCGTATCCCCCGGGGCGTCAACTGA
- a CDS encoding GNAT family N-acetyltransferase, whose protein sequence is MRIRPYRPGDFDAVGDICIRTADAGEDASGSYVDPDILPDIFAHPYAHLEPDLAFVLDDSDSDSDSDGDGDGDGTGRAVGYVLGTSDTARFVRRFRDEWLPRVGDRYPAPAGEPSTPDAVMARLLHTPERMLLPELVDYPAHLHIDVLPGYQRAGHGRVLIETLTGALRRTGVPGLHLGMITTNRKARAFYDRLGFHVVEVADPGPLTYLGLRF, encoded by the coding sequence ATGCGCATTCGTCCCTACCGGCCCGGTGACTTCGACGCGGTCGGTGACATCTGTATCCGTACGGCCGATGCGGGGGAGGACGCCAGCGGCTCGTACGTCGACCCGGACATCCTGCCGGACATCTTCGCCCACCCGTACGCTCACCTCGAACCGGATCTTGCGTTTGTGCTCGACGACAGCGACAGCGACAGCGACAGCGACGGGGACGGGGACGGGGACGGCACCGGACGGGCGGTCGGGTACGTGCTCGGCACCTCCGACACGGCCAGGTTCGTCCGCCGGTTCCGCGACGAGTGGTTGCCCCGGGTCGGGGACCGTTACCCGGCCCCGGCGGGTGAGCCGAGCACGCCCGACGCGGTGATGGCACGCCTGCTGCACACCCCGGAACGGATGCTCCTGCCCGAGCTTGTCGACTACCCGGCTCACCTGCACATCGACGTACTGCCGGGGTACCAGCGCGCGGGCCACGGCCGAGTCCTGATCGAGACCCTCACCGGGGCACTGCGCCGGACCGGGGTGCCGGGGCTGCACCTAGGGATGATCACCACCAACCGGAAGGCCCGCGCGTTCTACGACCGGCTCGGTTTCCACGTCGTCGAGGTCGCCGATCCCGGTCCGCTCACCTACCTCGGCCTGCGCTTCTGA
- a CDS encoding SDR family oxidoreductase, translated as MVGRAGPAQGAEQVERGRVDVETGQGTSSLVIEDLTDAPDPGDDADRLDRCAGAFPGPGARDAVYARQGAGAYGAAKAAVEAWTASLAGELGPRGITANVVAPGLIVDTEFFRDRMTPEGVDRRVAATRNGRAGTADDVAATIAFLASPAAGHLTGQVIHVNGGAYLGR; from the coding sequence CTGGTAGGGCGGGCCGGCCCGGCGCAGGGTGCTGAGCAGGTCGAGCGTGGCCGCGTCGATGTCGAGACGGGTCAGGGTACGTCGTCGCTCGTCATTGAGGATCTTACCGATGCGCCAGATCCGGGTGATGACGCCGATCGACTCGACCGGTGTGCCGGGGCGTTCCCTGGCCCAGGCGCTCGCGATGCCGTCTACGCCCGCCAGGGCGCCGGGGCGTACGGGGCGGCCAAAGCCGCGGTCGAGGCGTGGACCGCCTCCCTCGCCGGTGAACTCGGCCCGCGTGGCATCACCGCCAACGTGGTAGCTCCTGGCCTGATCGTCGACACCGAGTTCTTCCGTGACCGGATGACCCCCGAGGGCGTCGACCGGCGGGTGGCCGCCACCCGCAACGGACGGGCCGGCACCGCGGACGACGTCGCGGCGACCATCGCCTTCCTCGCCTCCCCTGCGGCCGGGCACCTCACCGGCCAGGTGATCCACGTCAACGGCGGGGCGTACCTGGGGCGCTGA
- a CDS encoding ABC transporter ATP-binding protein: MTPVLRTRGLHKRYGRRHALTDVTLDIPPGRIVALVGPNGAGKSTLLGLTCGLLTPTAGTIEVLGTRPAADAAGLAKVGFVAQDTPVYAGLSVADHLRLGARLNPGWDEGLAQRRIKQIGLDPAQKAGRLSGGQRAQLALTIAAAKRPELLIFDEPVAALDPLARRNFLQSLMEFVAELEVSVILSSHLLSDLERVCDHLVVLVASQVELAGEVDDLIAAHYRIVGARGDFDALPPEIEVLLAEHTARQSTLTVRTSQPLPVSIQNAEHLDLEDMVLAYLTRAAYGPVDDLAARVLEAQR; this comes from the coding sequence ATGACGCCGGTTCTGCGTACCAGAGGGCTGCACAAACGTTACGGGCGACGCCATGCCCTGACCGATGTCACCCTGGACATCCCGCCCGGACGGATCGTGGCGCTGGTCGGACCCAACGGGGCCGGCAAGTCCACCCTGCTCGGCCTGACCTGTGGCCTCCTCACGCCGACGGCGGGCACCATCGAGGTCCTCGGAACCCGACCCGCCGCCGACGCGGCCGGCCTGGCCAAGGTGGGCTTCGTCGCCCAGGACACCCCCGTCTACGCGGGGCTCTCCGTAGCCGACCACCTGCGTCTGGGTGCCCGACTCAACCCGGGCTGGGACGAGGGGCTGGCACAGCGACGGATCAAACAGATCGGCCTCGACCCGGCGCAGAAGGCCGGACGACTCTCCGGTGGACAGCGGGCGCAACTGGCGTTGACCATCGCCGCCGCCAAACGTCCCGAACTCCTGATCTTCGACGAGCCGGTCGCGGCGCTGGACCCGCTCGCCCGGCGCAACTTCCTCCAGAGCCTGATGGAGTTCGTCGCCGAGCTCGAGGTCAGCGTCATTCTCTCCTCGCACCTGCTCAGCGACCTCGAACGGGTCTGCGACCACCTGGTCGTGCTGGTCGCGTCCCAGGTGGAGTTGGCCGGAGAGGTGGACGACCTGATCGCCGCCCACTACCGGATCGTCGGGGCTCGCGGCGACTTCGACGCCCTACCGCCGGAGATCGAGGTCCTCCTCGCCGAGCACACCGCCCGGCAGAGCACGCTGACCGTACGAACCAGCCAACCGCTCCCCGTCTCGATCCAGAACGCGGAACACCTCGACCTGGAGGACATGGTCCTCGCCTACCTGACCCGGGCGGCGTACGGCCCGGTCGACGACCTCGCGGCGCGCGTACTGGAGGCACAGCGATGA
- a CDS encoding FAD-dependent monooxygenase, with protein MTGGADRSDVGGDMGLDTAGVDVLVAGCGPVGGVLAALLGAYGVRVLVVDPYTEPYPRPRAAMLDAGVRRILRRVPGLADVEGWATPVRHGRVLGPDHRVLFDARIPGDELDPPAAVLIDQPRLETAVRASLSAAPTVRLRLGRSVVGVEQTDEHVEALLDDGGRVRANWLVGCDGAASAVRGLLGVAYEGVSFPEPWLVVDASSAPIPDAEPSFAYVLDPARPLVTMSRVGAHRWEWLVLPGEDPATMVQDGEIRRLVGAWVDPDSVRIRRASVFTFHARMASRWRTGRVLLAGDAAHSMPPFVGQGLGSGIRDAANLSWRLAQVVRGVDDPVSLDGYERERRPDVRATTAMALRMGRIVQNRGRVGSALLRSLIRTAGAVPGLAAFVGRHGQPAERLPRGTAGRHPGAGRLLPDARLRTPTGTVLRLDDLLGNRWAVIGYGGDPYWHLDAGARRWVSDRDAMVFALVPRGRRSPKGLDCPVFEDLDGVLSRPRRQAVTIVRPDRFLLGTLPVPLSVARLTAP; from the coding sequence CGATACGGCCGGCGTTGACGTCCTGGTGGCCGGCTGTGGACCGGTCGGCGGGGTACTCGCCGCACTGCTCGGCGCGTACGGGGTCCGGGTGCTGGTGGTCGACCCGTACACCGAGCCCTATCCCCGGCCGCGCGCGGCGATGCTCGACGCCGGAGTGCGGCGGATCCTGCGCCGGGTGCCGGGACTGGCCGACGTCGAGGGCTGGGCCACGCCGGTGCGCCACGGGCGGGTGCTCGGACCGGATCACCGCGTGCTGTTCGACGCCCGCATTCCCGGCGACGAACTCGACCCACCCGCCGCCGTCCTGATCGACCAGCCACGACTGGAGACGGCGGTCCGGGCCAGCCTGTCGGCGGCACCGACGGTCCGGTTGCGGCTCGGGCGGTCGGTGGTCGGCGTCGAGCAGACCGACGAGCACGTCGAAGCCCTGCTCGACGACGGCGGTAGGGTCCGGGCGAACTGGCTCGTCGGCTGTGACGGCGCCGCCAGCGCAGTACGCGGCCTGCTGGGTGTGGCGTACGAGGGGGTGAGTTTTCCGGAGCCGTGGCTCGTGGTCGACGCGTCCAGCGCCCCGATACCCGACGCCGAACCGTCGTTCGCCTACGTGCTGGACCCGGCCCGACCGCTGGTGACCATGTCCCGTGTCGGGGCCCACCGCTGGGAGTGGCTGGTGCTGCCGGGGGAGGACCCGGCCACGATGGTCCAGGACGGGGAGATCCGCCGGCTGGTCGGCGCCTGGGTCGACCCGGATTCGGTGCGGATACGCCGCGCCTCGGTATTCACCTTCCACGCCAGGATGGCGAGCCGGTGGCGGACCGGTCGGGTCCTGCTCGCCGGTGACGCGGCGCACTCCATGCCACCCTTCGTCGGACAGGGACTCGGCAGCGGCATCCGCGACGCCGCCAACCTCTCCTGGCGGCTCGCGCAGGTGGTGCGCGGAGTCGACGACCCGGTTTCGCTTGACGGTTACGAGCGGGAGCGACGCCCGGACGTACGGGCGACCACGGCGATGGCGCTACGGATGGGGCGGATCGTGCAGAATCGCGGCCGAGTGGGCTCCGCGCTGCTCCGGTCGCTGATCCGTACCGCCGGTGCGGTGCCGGGACTGGCGGCGTTTGTCGGCCGGCACGGTCAACCCGCTGAGCGTCTGCCCCGGGGCACGGCGGGACGCCACCCGGGCGCGGGTCGCCTGCTGCCCGACGCCCGGCTCCGTACGCCGACCGGCACGGTGCTCCGCCTCGACGACCTGCTCGGCAACCGCTGGGCGGTGATCGGGTACGGCGGTGACCCGTACTGGCACCTGGACGCGGGCGCCCGGCGGTGGGTGTCCGATCGCGACGCGATGGTGTTCGCCCTCGTGCCGCGCGGACGGCGGAGCCCGAAGGGACTGGACTGCCCCGTTTTCGAGGATCTGGACGGCGTGTTGTCCCGGCCCCGCCGGCAGGCGGTCACGATCGTCCGCCCGGACCGGTTCCTGCTCGGCACCCTGCCGGTGCCGTTGTCCGTCGCCCGTCTGACCGCCCCCTGA
- a CDS encoding antibiotic biosynthesis monooxygenase, with protein MRVTDQLPDLTRTDVGVALSDEWVLGTPDRQRAAAEALVAAWREVAWPAGLLSYAIYLDTDGELIRHYSQWTDDAAADAFVRAGQASIVDRTDAVVPGIDRRDLARYRIYRGNRADDGRVPGAVVAVRVDAESADQARVWVDAVFDALAADDHLPAGGIGGFFHISTDGSQVLNYAEWTSPEAHLEALAANGDAISSGPLWARVWAMDGVRQVSVRRYRLYRTLTK; from the coding sequence ATGCGCGTCACCGACCAGCTTCCCGACCTGACCCGTACGGATGTGGGAGTCGCACTCTCCGACGAGTGGGTGCTCGGTACGCCCGACCGGCAGCGCGCCGCCGCGGAGGCGCTCGTCGCCGCGTGGCGGGAGGTCGCCTGGCCGGCTGGTCTGCTCTCGTACGCCATCTACCTCGACACCGACGGCGAGCTCATCCGCCACTACTCGCAGTGGACCGACGACGCGGCGGCCGACGCGTTCGTGCGCGCCGGTCAGGCGTCGATCGTCGACCGGACCGACGCCGTGGTGCCCGGCATCGACCGGCGCGACCTCGCCCGGTACCGGATCTACCGGGGCAACCGTGCCGACGACGGTCGGGTCCCGGGCGCGGTGGTGGCCGTCCGGGTCGACGCCGAGAGCGCCGACCAGGCCCGGGTCTGGGTCGACGCGGTCTTCGACGCGCTCGCCGCCGACGACCATCTGCCCGCCGGTGGCATCGGCGGTTTCTTCCACATCAGTACGGACGGTTCCCAGGTGTTGAACTATGCCGAGTGGACCAGTCCGGAGGCGCACCTGGAGGCGCTGGCGGCCAACGGTGATGCGATCTCGAGCGGGCCGCTGTGGGCTCGGGTCTGGGCCATGGACGGGGTGCGTCAGGTGAGTGTGCGGCGTTACCGCCTGTACCGGACGCTCACGAAGTGA
- a CDS encoding PadR family transcriptional regulator codes for MAALREPTFLILAALAVRPLHGYGVIQEVTTLSEGRVTLQAGTLYAALDRLTAEGLVEPDREETVDGRQRRYYRLTEDGVRALDSDLARQLRNTAAAGERLRQRRSRIAPHPAHPPMLGGPATQPS; via the coding sequence ATGGCGGCATTGCGGGAACCCACGTTTCTCATCCTGGCCGCGCTGGCGGTGCGCCCCCTGCACGGCTACGGCGTGATCCAGGAGGTGACGACGCTCTCCGAGGGGCGGGTGACACTGCAGGCCGGCACCCTCTACGCCGCACTGGACCGGCTCACCGCCGAGGGGCTGGTGGAACCGGACCGCGAGGAGACCGTCGACGGGCGGCAACGCCGCTACTACCGCCTCACCGAGGACGGCGTGCGCGCACTCGACAGCGACCTGGCCCGACAGCTTCGTAACACGGCTGCGGCAGGCGAACGACTGCGGCAGCGCCGCTCCCGAATCGCCCCGCACCCGGCCCACCCACCGATGCTCGGCGGCCCTGCCACGCAGCCATCGTGA
- a CDS encoding DinB family protein, with protein sequence MSPSRTELLRWQFDLTWSLLDYHLDRLESTDLLWEPAELCWTVRPDATGVWVPDWSESEPDPIPVPTIAWITWHLGWWWSVTLDHVEGRAPRDRTDVGWPGDLDGTITWLRGLRTSWVAVLDRLGDEDLDRPATFPWQAEDGHPVARMVAWVNAELMKNSAEIGQLRLLRAAGPTGNQSTSVSDLSPVTAKDPRAEPGGEVGEQDPEQAGELVTLNRGQGVEQALFVFE encoded by the coding sequence GTGTCGCCATCCCGAACTGAACTGCTGCGTTGGCAGTTCGACCTGACCTGGTCGCTGCTGGACTACCACCTGGACCGGTTGGAGTCGACCGACCTGCTCTGGGAGCCCGCCGAGCTCTGCTGGACGGTCCGGCCGGACGCCACCGGCGTATGGGTGCCGGACTGGTCGGAGTCCGAACCGGATCCGATTCCGGTGCCGACGATCGCCTGGATCACCTGGCACCTCGGCTGGTGGTGGAGCGTCACTCTCGACCACGTCGAGGGTCGGGCGCCACGGGACCGTACCGATGTCGGGTGGCCCGGTGACCTGGACGGGACGATCACCTGGCTGCGCGGTCTCCGTACCAGTTGGGTGGCGGTCCTCGACCGGCTCGGTGACGAGGACCTGGACCGCCCCGCGACCTTCCCCTGGCAGGCCGAGGACGGGCACCCGGTCGCGCGGATGGTGGCCTGGGTCAACGCGGAGTTGATGAAGAACAGTGCCGAGATCGGCCAGCTCCGCCTGCTGCGGGCCGCTGGCCCAACCGGGAACCAATCCACGTCGGTTTCCGACCTGAGCCCGGTTACGGCGAAGGATCCGCGGGCCGAGCCGGGTGGTGAGGTCGGTGAGCAGGATCCGGAGCAGGCCGGTGAGCTGGTCACGCTGAACCGGGGTCAGGGCGTCGAGCAGGCCCTGTTCGTGTTCGAGTAG
- a CDS encoding GNAT family N-acetyltransferase: MATLTTPRLLLREMTVDDLDDMAALLGDPEVMRYYPRLLTRGEALGWIEWNRRLYRDRGFGLWIMSARDSGEFVGDCGLTVQRVDGVEEIEIGYHVRADLQGRGFASEAALACRDYARDVVGAERLIAIINPENLPSQRVAEKIGLALEKRTTDWGAGLREQVIYAGSW, translated from the coding sequence ATGGCGACGCTGACGACACCGCGGTTGCTGCTTCGGGAGATGACCGTCGATGACCTCGACGACATGGCCGCGCTGCTCGGTGACCCCGAGGTGATGCGCTACTACCCGCGATTGCTGACCCGGGGCGAGGCCCTGGGCTGGATCGAGTGGAACCGGCGGTTGTACCGGGATCGCGGCTTCGGGCTCTGGATCATGTCGGCGCGCGACAGTGGCGAGTTCGTCGGTGATTGTGGACTGACCGTGCAGCGGGTCGACGGTGTGGAGGAGATCGAAATCGGCTACCACGTACGGGCCGATCTGCAGGGCCGGGGGTTCGCCTCCGAGGCGGCGCTCGCCTGTCGCGACTACGCCAGGGACGTGGTAGGGGCGGAACGACTGATCGCGATCATCAACCCGGAGAACCTGCCGTCCCAGCGGGTCGCGGAGAAAATCGGCCTGGCGTTGGAGAAGCGTACGACCGACTGGGGTGCCGGTCTGCGGGAGCAGGTCATCTACGCCGGCTCGTGGTAG
- a CDS encoding GntR family transcriptional regulator encodes MIDFHLNLRSGVSPYMQLVQQVRQALRLGLLTVGDQLPTVKDVVAKLAINPNTVLKAYRELEHEGLVSPRPGLGTFVTRTLTDDDSLAAHEPLRRELRDWITRAQRAGLDAESIEALFMTTFRSATEVKR; translated from the coding sequence ATGATCGACTTCCACCTGAACCTTCGCTCCGGGGTCTCGCCGTACATGCAGCTCGTCCAGCAGGTGCGGCAGGCGCTGCGACTGGGTCTGCTCACCGTCGGCGATCAGCTTCCGACGGTGAAAGACGTCGTGGCGAAGCTGGCGATCAACCCCAACACCGTGCTCAAGGCCTACCGCGAGCTCGAACACGAGGGGCTCGTCTCACCCCGACCCGGGCTGGGCACCTTCGTGACCCGGACCCTGACCGACGACGACTCCCTCGCCGCGCACGAGCCGCTCCGCCGCGAACTGCGGGACTGGATCACCAGGGCGCAGCGGGCGGGCCTGGACGCCGAGAGCATCGAAGCACTGTTCATGACCACATTCCGGAGCGCCACAGAGGTGAAGAGATGA